The Quercus robur chromosome 3, dhQueRobu3.1, whole genome shotgun sequence DNA segment agcCATTAAAATATTGACTACCCATGCCTGGTTAGAATATATTCCCTGACCTTCGGGACACGATAATGAActatgtatatattatatactttGATTTTGGAGCAGGGTCTGTATATTTGTCTAACCCACAAACCATATTATAGTAATAcggatttatttttttaatggaattagGAATAAAGAATTtgttctcttcaaaaaaaaaaaaaaaaaaaaaaagaaaaagaataaagaatttgTTGCCAAACAACCGATCCCGTATCTATAAGACTATAActcttgcttttgtttttaatacttgaaaaggaatgttttttttttttttttttttgagaaaccttgATGAAGGAGTTCAGATACAAAAATTCAAGGGCCTATTTGgtatatatgtttaaaaattgaaaattgttgtttgaaaacatttgtaaaaatacgtgtgggtgaaaaagtgtattgaaatacgtgtaataccgtttaaaaactgaaaataattgtttgaaaacacaaaccaaacacccccaaatAGTTTACACAAAAGTAGAGAGAGTTCATATAGCATTTAGTGTCTAGTTTGCAAACGTGTCATCACGTAGGCTCTAAAGCAGTGGCAAAatcataaatattttcaatggGAAGGGAGCAAGCTATATATATGacactaaactaaaaaaatgaaaataaaaataaaaataaaaataaaaagcctcaTCGATGCATAAATCTCATGTGAGTGTAATGGCGGATCATCATGAGGACCAAGGGGGGCCTTGAcccctccaaaatttttgaaaaaaattaaggattttttttttttttggaattatactaaataatttgaaatatttaaaaaaaaaaaaaaaaaaaaaaccttatcatTTTGACTCTCCATACccaataatatacatatatatatttttaagaaaatttaaaaataaacataacttcCATTTAAATAGAATACAATCCCTAAATATGTATgtcaaaaattacaataattaaacatttagaATCTTTAAAATGAACACATAGGCATTTAACAATTATCTCAttaaataaaagggaaaaattttctaatttttatccCAACACATCTGAGGCTTACTTGTACCAcaataatagaaaaattgaaaagttagaAGATTTGTTGATTTGCCATACCACCAAGTTTCCCACACAGTTGCAGAACATTTTGCTCatagtgctctctctctctctctctctctctctctctctctctctctctctctctctctctctctctctctctctctctctctctctctctctctccattggcgtttgccttcttttttttctttttttttcttttcagttctTTCCTTTCCCATTGCTACTGTAGTTTTATATttacaatataaagaaagagtgAAAGACAAGCTTGAAGCTTTTGTAGGCCCCTTATCCCTATGCAGTGCTCATGtgttactttatttttcatttgctttgttttgatttctttaCTCTACTTTtcatttactttcttttttattttccttataatatattatttgctattataataatcaaaatattatataccatatggcattataatttataaatgtacttgattagtttgattaaaatatatagtatatactatACTatattaacatgtatttagTTGTTGTTTATAGCACATATTAAGTTATGAAGTATTGTACATTACTATTTTAGATttcatacacacaaaaaaaaaaaaaaaaaaaaaattatatcctaAAGATAAATTTCTGACTCTGTGTGAGTGGTTAATACAAAGAATAGTTAgaatccacacacacacacatatatatatatatatatatatgacactaaactaaaaaaatgaaaataaaaataaaaagcctcaTTGACGCATAAATCTCATGTGAGTGGGCTAATACAAAGAATAGTTAGAATCcacaaaattaaaaggaaatcATAAATAGAACACCATTCAACCAAGAAACTATGATAGTAGAAGACATTTGGCATGATTCTTCAACTGGCAGTAAATgtttaaatgaaaaaagagaagaaaagatttACAAACATATCCACATCTTAAATTCTTAACCAAACCTACATCTTTGAAAAGAATAGGCATATCCTTACCGATTGTAGAGAAGGGAACGATAGTAGAGGACATTTTGATGGAAGTTGATGGCCCTTTCTTCTTTGAGTGGGAGAAACAAAAGAGGATGAAATTTTCGGTGTTTAAGGGAGTTGGAACATTTTGCAAAATTGGTAAATGGAACTGTCGTGTGAGTTGCAATTTAAATACATGCaagcactacaaaaaaaaggttctatggccacgtttttaaaacatggctatatgtcaaaaaaaaaacgTAGCTATAGCTTATAACCGCGTTTTTTTAGGCCGCGTTTTCTCATATGGCCTAAAACCTGTGACTATAGGACTGACGGACCTGTGGCCACACTTTTTCaaacgcggcccaagaccaGGCCTATAGCcccgtttaaaacgcggcctaagaccAGAACCTTAGGCCTTgttttaaacgtggctatagctttcaccttaggccgcgttttaaccGTGGCCATAGAAATGTATTTTTATCGGATTGTCCACGTTGGGTGCTTGAGTATTTTTGAATCACAAAATTGTCCATCCCAAATAGGATAAACCCCTCAAATAATAATGTgtgtatatctatatatatatatatatatatatattttttttaggataaacggtagaatattatttattacttatacATGGAATGTTCgtaattttgatttaatatatgatattttctaaaataaacaaaaatatttacatcAAGTATGCCTTTACAtcttttttttagcaaatatGCCTTTACatctttgaaagaaaaaaaaaaacttttgagatgtctaaaaatatacaagtcaatttaataaaaataaaatataattaaattaagtataatataaattaaatatgattAATGACCTATGTATGACATGGGAgtagttaaaaaattaattacttaactatataaatacaatacatgcttttagtaaaaatttagggggtgttattatttaaatttatgtctaaaattatttttttaaagaaaaaatacaagagagagagagagagagagaggatttttgaaaagtcaatagattgtattttattctttttttttttttttttataatcgtATTTTATTCTATTATAGCCCTTTCAtaccaaacaaattttacaaaGCCGTAGTTATGAGGCTCATAGTTATGGCCCTTTCTATGTTTTTAGttacaattgaattttaacCTATGGTTTTCATTCCATGATAATTACTCTTATTATAAAGGTAAGACACCAATTAATTTAGGTTGGGTTGGTGACTTGGTGGACTTTTCTTACAtgtttatctatttattttttgttaagttCTTACATGTTTCATGCCTTctaaaaatttggaattttattaattatttaattacttttataataaattattacaattcacataatatgtttaaattatatTGCAAATTTCCAAAATCCATCAAAACCAATTCttaaaatactaaataaatcaaactaaaaaattaaattaaaggtaataaaatgaatttatgtATGTGGTGGGTCAAGTTGTGTTAGATGGGTTGTAAATACTATCAATCCAACTCatatacttaaaataaattttcaaccaaaatcaacccacGAAAATCAACACaagattgggttgggttgggttgttCGGTTTTGTCAAGTTTGTGGGTTTGATGCACACCATATAAACATCTGTGTACACAAATACTTTTGATTGATATGAATAATAAgcaatatttttacacaaataaactaaaaaataacgTATTCATTATATTGTATTTATTAtgtaaatacaaataaataaatgtagaTATCCTtgtattttattacttatacaaTAATTTTCTTATAGAAGAATAAGTTATATATTAAGGATTTGaacttcttttatatatatatatatatatatatataaaatatatatatatttttttaacttttgaagGTATTTGtcatgttctatttttttcttttcaatttttttttttttttggagaaagtttGAATCTATAACGTCCACTcttgatgataactttttataatCAGACTAAgataccaatcggtttttggtgtaagtggagttgaatctcagatctcttattcaaccattagagactttaccagttaatctaactagaacccacattttattttatttattttgtttcttcatttttttttaataggttttgaatatttaaaatatatttaaaaaataggtaacaattttatttcttttttaaaggaagtttaatacataaaagaaataatacCTATCATTATGatataaatagaaaaagtatATAAAGGAATTAAAATCTTTGTAGTTTTTTGCGGGGCTCGAGGAGAGATTGCCCCTCTAAAGTCTCAACTCGAGAAGGTATTTCCTACGTTAGGCttacacacactctctctcattGACATGTAAGTCCCATGCATATGAAAATTTCGCATCTCAACTCCCTTACTTTTCCATTCGTATGAGGTCTCTAAGATCCATTTTACGTGAAGGAGTGATTGCATAGCATGTACAACTATTTCATAAGATAACTTTTATAGAACTATTCATTTTGTTAAAGTAGCATGCCTATAGCATTCAGATTGGGAATGCCATATGCCATATGTAggcaaaatttaatataaaggCCCAAAAAACCCCCACATTCGGACTTGTAAAAAccaagtattgcaaaaaaaaattgcaattgtgctacagtgcacaattgtaaattttttttaaaaaaaaaaacctaatattTTATTCAGTCCTATCAAttactctctctcactcaccgGTCACACTCTCatctcctcttttcttttcttttctttttttttttcctttttttttcttcttcttttttagttcACTTATTCAATCCCTCCCCCTGTCTCATCCCTCTcttccctttcattttttttcctctctattttcccTTGAATCAAGGGTTTGATGTGGTGGCAAATGGGTTTGATGTGGGTTTGATGTGGTGGAGGGTTTCCGTGGTGGTGGGGATGGGTGATTGAGGGTGACGATGTGAGTCGTGGGCGTAGGTCAGGTGATGGTGTGGGTCGTGGGTTTGTTGGCGTTGAGGTGGGTCATGCGTGGCGAGCTGGGTCACGGACTCACAGCGTGGATTCCAACGAGGTGGGTCATGGACTCACAATAGAGGTGAGTGCGTTTTGATTTTGGTGGTCGGCATGGATGGTGTGTGGTTGATGGGTCTTTCTCACGGTGGTTGATGGCTCTCACGAAGATTGGCCTGGGGTGGAGGTTTGTTGATGGGTTGTTCGTGGGTTGGGCTAGGTTTCGGGTTTGGATCGGTGCTATTGTGTATCGGTGCTGTTATGGTTGTGTCTTGTGATTatggttggtggtggtggtttttggcaattttttgtgtttcttttcctcttggtggttgttgttggtggtgagtttggttgtggtggtggttgttggccGGTGGCGTGGTGGTGGCAAGGTGGCCATTTTCATGTGGTTGTTCTTGCTATGGTTGgggttagggtttgggtttgttcacagtggaaaagagagagagagatgggggaggaaggaagagagagaaaattagagagaggagattattttttttaggttatatattttagtggataatatatattattttaatataagaaaataaaagttgggatgctggatgtattgtaaaatggtattgtgtaattgattaattaactttttgggatggtaaaataggataggatATAATTccctgatgtgaatgctcttagagcattagcattgggggtGTAAAAACCCCCCAATTGCTATTTTACCAACTGAACCTTATATTCCTTCCACATTCGAGTATGCAAACCCAAAAAGTTTTACATCTCAGCTACAGTAAGGTTGCATATTTGCAACCTTACTGTTCATGAGgatgtaaaaaatttataattttttattctcttctctctcatcctCTCACTTCAGAGTCAGActcctctatctctctcttctttttcttttttctcatctATTTCTCTCACgctctctactctcttcctctcacggTGGCTTTAGATCTGCTTTGGGTGGCTTTAAATCGACATGGGCTCATCGGGACTGTGGGTGGCGTGGGTAGGCGTGGGTTTGTTCTGGCATAGGTGGCCATTGGTGGGTGGTTTTATTCGTTGTGGGATCGTGGGCCGCCATGGGTAGGTGGTTTTGCTCGCCGTGGGGTCATAGGTTTTGCCCGCTGTGAGTCTTGTGTGTTtagattttgggctttttgggtgATGAATCAGTTTTTAGATTTGCAAATCCTCATTCTCAATTGTTGTTTTAGCTATTTGTTTGCAAATTTcagatctttttcttttgtctcgGTGGTGCAGCTGTAGGTGGGTGTTTCGGTGGTGCTATTGTGGGTTGCCATTGTTGTTGGTGGTTGCTGGTGATGGGTTGCCGTTGGTGGGTTTGGTGTTACAATGGTGGGTTTGGGGGTTTGATTTAGTGTTTTTAATTGGGtggcaaatgggtgggtttgaggtgggcataattggggttgagtatataaaactcatttacccattaaaacatatttaactaattacttctaacctaaatccaacccaacccaattattatgggtaaacctcaacccacccaattacccaattatcaaaattaccaaaatgccactaaagtgaaaatgactaaagtactctaaaatcttcaaaactgaccaaaatgcccccaaatttaaaattaccaaaatacccacaaaacccaaaaaatgactaaaatacctccgaaacctaaaaaatgaccaaaataccccaaaaacctaaaaaagaccaaaataccccaaaaacccaaaaaatgaccaaaatacccccaaaacccaaaaattaccaaaatacccccgaaacacaaaaaatgaccaaaatacccccgaaacctaaaaatgaccaaaatactcccgaaacccaaaaaattaccaaaatacccccgaaacccaaaatgaccaacatacccccgaaacctaaaaattaccaaaataccccataaacctaaaaaatgaccaaaatacactcgaaactcaaaaaattaccaaaataccccctaaacccaaaaaaatgaccaaaatatccttgaaacccaaaaaatgaccaaaatactcttgaaataaaaaaaaatgaccaaaataccccagaaaccaaaatacccaaaaaataaccaaaatacctcaaaaaccataaaatgaccaaaataccccccccccccggaaacccaaaaaatgaccaaaatacccctaaaacctaaaaaatgaccaaaatactcctaaaacctaaaaattaccaaaataatcacgaaacctacaaaatgatcGAAAAACCCCTAGAACcgaaaaattgaccaaaatacccctgaaacctaaaaattaccaaaataatcacaaaacctacaaaatgaccaaatacccccaagaatccaaaaaatgaccaaaataccccaaaacccaaaggagtataataataattgaatatgactgatatgaaaatgaaaatgaaaatattaacaatactacaagttttattatataaaacttaCAACTTTATATGGTGAACGTAGTAGTGTGCTTTAATTGcttaataaattaatgttttaatatttttttgtgattaatgaGATATTAGTTTGTAAGCTCTATATAGTAAAATTGTGATATCTTTAGAAAAATTATAGGATAACAactaattttacaataattttcacaactatGCGATATAGCTAAGTGTAAGAATTAATGTGAAAGCGATAGACAAACAGTTACAATTTGTCacaaaaaatactataaaattaGTTGCGTTCCTAAAATTACTTCAGTTATAAATGACCACTCCTCTTAATATGGTTATATCCCACAACATATATTTTTGGTGGCAAATTATCAACAACTTATACACTTtaacaaataattttccatcatctattattattaacaataataatagataatagataattatttttataaatattttatgtaaaaaagatatatatatatatatatatatttttttttttacagctttttatatttgttaagaaagtaatgtcaaaactcttctaatataatttattaaaaattgctCTAAAAGCTGCTATTAAAAGCACTAGTATTGGTGGAGGCAAATagataaaatgctaaatttcgtaactaaatataacaaaattagaaCAAAAGGCTATTGCATTATCGGAGCAAAAGCCATATTTTTTTTACGGTTGAGCTacagcaaaaaaatattatattagaagatttattattttattatattaacagtggtggttgttgtttattgtaatatatatattattttataatgtagaatactaaaataaaattactaatattaaatgttttataaaataaaataataaattagataAAGGAATATTTTGTGATAGGAAATTGCTAAATTTGAAACCACACAAACACATCGGATAATTAACACTAACACAACCGATCCAAGCAAATCTAAAGCTCTCGCCTCACCCCCCACGCGCTTAATAAATACGCATGACACATCATTGATTAGGCTGTAGAGTCTTTCGTAGTTGTTTGTAGACAATTCGTTGAAGATAAGTTCCCACGTCAGCCGGACCCTACCTAATCACCACTTTCTTCACAAAAGTCACAGCCACACCCACCCACGTGGAGCGTTCACCACACGCGCACTGAGTTTCATTACGTGTGGGTCTTATCTTAACAAACACTTTATTCCCAATAAACTCCCAAAGAGAAAAGGAGCAAAACGAAAGTGCAAACACAACCTTATTTGTTGGCAAGTGTCTTGTCCcacacacaaaaatttatatatatccgAAACTTTCTCGCTAACCAAACGGTATTTAAAAAACAGCGAAAAGAAATTCAATTCTTTCAGCTCTCCCTGTCTCTGTGGGATTTAAAGAATACCACCGCCatgtctctttttctctctctctctgtagtTTTCTAGGATTCGTTCAGAGAGTTtcttgagaaacaaacaaacccatCTAGCCTTATTACAACTCTCCACATGTGAATACTACTAACGTTAAAAACCCTTCTCCTATCAGCACAAACGTTTGTAGATAAAGTTTCTGAAGACCTCTTATCCATTTGCCTCGATTTCTGCGAAAATCCAAAAAAACtcctaaaatagaaagaaaaaaaaaaaatcggattGGGGGCTAATAGATTttcaaagaaaatctaaaaaaaaaaaacattatgacGAGAAGGCAACATCAAGATCAGCAATCTAAGGTTCTCCACGAGCTTTCAGCTCTGGTTCTTAATATTCTACGATCTCCGCCGGCGCCGATCCCGTTCTCCGATGACTCTCCGGCGCCGATGACCACGACCAGGTCGGCCGCGGCGTCGGCGTCGAGACGGTCGTCGACGGAGGCGGCGGTTGCGCAGATAACGCCGGCGGGGTTCGCGTCTTTGATGCTGGGGATATCGTTGGCTCTGATGCTGTGTGGATCGGTGACTTTCTTCGTTGGGTTTTTGTTGATGCCGTGGGTTCTGGGTTTGATCATGGTTTTCTATGTAGCTGGGATCGTCTCCACGATTTCTGTGTTGGGTCGCTCTCTTCTTTGTTACGCCACGTCACCACCCACGCCGAGAAAGGACATTCCtggtaaataaaaatcaataaattttcttcctttcttccttttttttttgggtttatttatttatttatttatttatttttttgtgagtgAATGATGATGGCAAAGGAATGAATTGGATGGTTCTTTGATATTTTCAGCTGTGGTTGGAGATTCTGTTCCATATGTTTTGTCTGATTCTTAGGATACAGAAACGCGGTTAAAGTTAAATAACTATTATAACTGCTAataagtttatttatatttccaattTTGTCTTCTTATTGCTTTACCAAATCTATTATTTAGTATCTTCTTTGTGTTGGGCCGGGTTCATGATTGGTTTCCATGGTATTTGGGTTCATGGAGTTTAGGAACTTATTCAATTAGGGACtaataattgttttttcaaTGGTAGCAAGTATGCGATTCAATGGAATCTCATGGTTTATAAACTGAGGATGATGTAATTTTTGCTCACAACCAAACTCCGGGAATTGACAATTTACTAAGGATGTTTGATAGACTGCGGTGATTACATAGTAATAGGAATAGGAATAACAATTACAAGGAATACAATATGTTGTAATGTCATATATTACTATTAATTTGTTTGGTGACAATACAAGAATAGAACCCTTAAATCAAATTGTCTTtctaacattagaataaaaattaaaaagatattttaggaaatatcttacacatataattatattttttttaaaataacatttttttaaaaaattttttgaaagagcgattaattatttcttttatgatttttttattttcataattgttatgtgcatatGAAAAgcttgtttatttggaaatatattaattttagaaatcaatagcaattacaatatttttagagaggaatagttattccttattttaaagaatagctatttatAATGAATgactattccttgtaataaaaacataactaaactactgaatagctaaaccattgaaataactattacattacaatgtCTATTACagtcaaccaaacacaccctaagtcttctttgatcttccacATTAGGGTTCATCTTTCTTAATCAGGGTCAAACTCAAATATGTTGATTTCTGTCTCACCTATGGCCTTGTCTTTTCATGAATTTAAAATGTAGGATCCTCTATGCTTATTTTGTGATTCATAATAAGAAAAATTGGGGTGGGGAGTGGAGAAGGCAAAGtctttatgtttatgtatatgcAAGGTTTGTACGGAGTATAGATGATGTAAATTACAGCCTACTGTGATTGGCAGAATTTGAAAAGGTGCATCATAAACCTTTATAATGTGTTGATGCATGGTGATATTTACTTTGCCTGTTATTCATTCTTTTCCTTCTTGCCTTCCTACCTGATGAATGGGTCGAAAAGTTACAGTGGTCAGTAGCTGTCATTAGGTCTAAATTCTTTGGTCCGGTGCTAGTTGCTGCTATGTGGACACTTTTCAAGCAAATACTGCATACTTTCTCCGTCTTGGTTATTGATTAACTATGTGATTTACCAAAACGCaaaggagaggaaggaaaagaaagaatggAAGAAACTGGTTGGAGATTGCTTCAGGGTTTAAATTGATTTAAAACAATCTGTGGTGTCTCAATTTATCAGATATGTGGGATCCATTATGTTAGTGGTTAAAAACTGCAAAGATTGGACTATCTTTATAGGTCTTGTTTTTACATTCTTTGATATTTTTAGCCATTATGTAATGCGTGATAATAGTTGATATAAGCTATTTGTGTTTTGTTAGTTTGCTTGATTATGTTGCTTGATTATTTATCAATGAATAGTTAAAATGTAAAGGTCTTCATTATTCATTCGTACGCTAATAGGTTATGAGCATCTGCCCCATTCCCCATCCTATATTTACTTTAGTCATGGTTTTTTGTTGTGCAGTTTTAGTTATCAATTCGTGAGCTATTTAACAGAAACATgaatatgtatttaaaattatgaaataaaaatttgcttAGCAAAACCAATGAGATTTGTGGATCtcaaatttgttgatttttttaattttaccaacCTTTCACAACCTATGAGACTCAAGACCCAATAGAATTTGTTTGTAGTATTTTATGTTGATGATCATGAACAGCTTGGAGTTCAATGAGTACTTGGGATGCATCCAAATCAATAGTTGTTGGACATACTTTACACTTATTATTATCTTGACAAGTTAATGGAGTATGAAATGTGACCTCCGCAAATAAGCTAGTTAATCAGACCTAAATCTTGTGATACTTGAATCTCACTCAAAAAGAAATTCAGCAGAGCTTTAAGGTAGTAACACATAACACATGGCTTGTTGCACCTTTAGGGTAGAGTTAGTTTTAATTAAATTCGGGCACATGACCATGGAAGAGTTACTATCTTAAAGTGCATGTATGGCCTGACTTGGGCTAGATTGTCAACCTTCAAGCACCCTCTGCATCTCCATTTTTGTTTCAATATCAATTGTGCAGCGATTTATACAATTTGGAAGATTGCCGATTAACTTTTTCCTTCCCTTATAACTTTCTGTTGCTGCAGCATGGAAACTTTTGTGAAGAGAGAGGATGGTTTACACAGAGAGACCGAGAGAAGGAATTGGATTGTGCAGGG contains these protein-coding regions:
- the LOC126718138 gene encoding uncharacterized protein LOC126718138, whose protein sequence is MTRRQHQDQQSKVLHELSALVLNILRSPPAPIPFSDDSPAPMTTTRSAAASASRRSSTEAAVAQITPAGFASLMLGISLALMLCGSVTFFVGFLLMPWVLGLIMVFYVAGIVSTISVLGRSLLCYATSPPTPRKDIPAWKLL